A single window of Vidua chalybeata isolate OUT-0048 chromosome 7, bVidCha1 merged haplotype, whole genome shotgun sequence DNA harbors:
- the LOC128790484 gene encoding maestro heat-like repeat family member 5, with protein sequence MFRQFLRIQRRKTGSTAAAGAAEPDLGLTELQAEPDGSPDSAERSEESATSETETWAKAHLMSMTEDVAITNTKTRETQGLTNTDTMPAPTMIHAPTMDFFEESAVPSHQQEQVPAKVKNIHQSLMSHLSVDARLQTDIVKLAEEHPADVVLTLLRCAPTCDRAAAKMWRAIGSSGPALEKALPTLLCVMEDWPLHTMCTSDGDNKDLFALAATLVIWLIVPECNKAMIPYSGRLFVALLFHVVITTQQMPPEEVDNFWSACQEKHRLPSKPNRFAVQAMKDLLCRLQCDHVVVAMERKGCWDMMLCAHTQHYAVGLLAREMLRVLIPLCSCITLHLLRQLSREEPCWDLPFLAFLVEVLERLNLSKYGGSVMKIMSRYLQSECSQRRRLALRGLMVPSKDLLMARRMCSVSQSLLELLGDEDREVVSMSLHVFTNVLQHKDILVSSTTAPKLAEALLLLFDHDNSHVQLLSIQLFCKVMDLVVDEGKKPLETIVNKSLDTLFIYCHDKNWHVAKASRETLHCAAKFLKRRKLKQLLEKEHLWKFAEVLLAEDRSRAAEHLRRARPYLQSPQEPLREVAVRFMGMAERSLRGQQGKLHALSQAIQAQRKGTISHWSRTIHAQFTSRAEELSSSSGSSESVS encoded by the exons aTGTTCCGGCAGTTCCTGCGCATTCAGCGTAGAAAGAccggcagcacagcagctgcgGGTGCAGCCGAGCCTGACTTGGGGCTGACcgagctccaggcagagcctgatggCAGCCCAGATTCAGCTGAGCGCTCAGAAGAATCTGCCACCTCAGAGACTGAAACCTGGGCAAAGGCTCATCTCATGTCTATGACTGAGGACGTGGCCATcacaaacaccaaaaccagaGAGACTCAGGGCCTTACAAATACTGACACCATGCCTGCTCCAACTATGATTCATGCTCCCACTATGGATTTTTTCGAGGAGAGTGCTGTTCCTTCtcaccagcaggagcag GTGCCAGCCAAGGTGAAGAACATCCACCAGAGTCTCATGTCCCACCTCTCTGTGGATGCCAGGCTGCAAACGGACATTGTGAAGCTGGCAGAAGAACACCCTGCTGACGTGGTGCTGACCCTCCTGCGCTGTGCCCCAACGTGTGACAG agctgctgcaaagaTGTGGAGAGCCATAGGCTCATCGGGACCAGCACTGGAGAAAGCGCTGCcaacactgctctgtgtgatgGAGGACTGGCCTCTGCACACAATGTGCACCTCCGATGGGGACAACAAGGACCTttttgccctggct GCAACTCTGGTGATCTGGCTGATTGTGCCTGAGTGCAACAAGGCCATGATCCCTTATTCTGGGCGACTGTttgtggctctgctcttccatgTTGTCATCACCACACAGCAGATGCCACCAGAGGAAGTTGATAACTTCTGGAGTGCATGCCAGGAGAAACACCGCCTTCCCAGCAAGCCCAACAG gTTTGCAGTGCAGGCCATGAAGGATCTGCTCTGCCGACTGCAGTGTGACCATGTGGTGGTGGCTATGGAGCGCAAGGGGTGCTGGGACATGATGCTGTGTGCTCACACCCAGCACTATGCCgtgggtctgctggccag GGAGATGCTCCGTGTTTTGATCCCTTTGTGTTCTTGCATCACACTCCACTTGCTCcggcagctcagcagggaggagccgTGCTGGGATCTGCCCTTCCTGGCATTCCTTGTGGAG gtcctcGAGCGCCTGAACTTGAGTAAATATGGTGGCAGCGTCATGAAGATCATGTCAAGGTACCTCCAGAGTGAATGCAGTCAGAGGCGTCGCCTGGCACTCAGAGGCCTCATGGTGCCCAGCAAGGATCTCTTGATG GCCAGAAGAATGTGCAGCGTGTCTCAAAgccttctggagctgctgggggatgAAGATAGAGAGGTGGTCAGCATGAGCCTCCATGTGTTCACCAATGTGCTCCAGCACAAAGACATCCTGGTATCCAGCACCACCGCCCCAAAGCTGGCTGAGgcactcctgctgctctttgacCAC GACAACAGCCATGTGCAGTTGCTCTCCATTCAACTCTTCTGTAAGGTGATGGACTTGGTagtggatgagggaaaaaagcccctgGAGACAATTGTGAACAAGAGCCTGGACACACTTTTCATCTACTGTCATGATAAGAACTGGCACGTGGCAAAG gcctcTCGGGAAACGCTGCATTGTGCAGCCAAGTTTCTGAAGAGGAGAAAGctcaagcagctgctggagaaggagcaTCTGTGGAAGTTTGCTGAGGTCCTG ctggcagaggacaggagccgagcggccgagcacctgcgccgggcccggccctacctgcagagcccacaggagCCCCTGCGAGAGGTGGCCGTCAGGTTCATGG GGATGGCCGAGCGGAGCTtgagggggcagcagggaaagctcCACGCCCTCAGTCAGG CCATTCAAGCCCAGAGGAAAGGCACTATATCCCACTGGAGCAGGACTATTCATGCCCAGTTTACCAGCAGAGCTGAAGAATTAAGTTCATCTTCAGGATCCAGTGAATCAGTGTCCTAA